A window from Thermodesulfobacteriota bacterium encodes these proteins:
- a CDS encoding response regulator transcription factor, translated as MKGRRRIFVVEDHPIFRLGLRELLEEESDFIVCGEADDIGSALEEIARTSPDLVIVDLSLKGRSGIDLLRDLRARYRDLPLLVLSMYDEALYAERALAAGARGYIMKQETSDSIVHAVRRVLEGKVYLSERVVGDLVGKLLHGGGPGGGPGDRSPLERLTDRELEVFRLIGKGCTTGDIAERLHLSAKTIGTYRERIKEKLRLKNAAELTLHAIRLAGAD; from the coding sequence ATGAAGGGGCGCCGCCGGATCTTCGTGGTGGAGGATCATCCCATCTTCCGGCTGGGGCTTCGGGAGCTCCTGGAGGAGGAGAGCGACTTCATCGTGTGCGGCGAGGCCGACGACATCGGCAGCGCCCTGGAGGAGATTGCGCGCACCAGCCCGGACCTGGTGATCGTGGACCTCTCCCTCAAGGGGCGCAGCGGCATCGACCTCCTGCGGGACCTGCGGGCCCGGTACCGGGACCTGCCGCTGCTGGTGCTTTCCATGTACGACGAGGCCCTCTACGCCGAGCGGGCGCTGGCCGCGGGGGCCCGAGGCTACATCATGAAGCAGGAGACCTCCGACTCGATCGTCCACGCCGTGCGACGGGTGCTGGAGGGCAAGGTCTACCTGAGCGAGCGGGTGGTGGGCGACCTGGTGGGGAAGCTCCTCCATGGTGGAGGGCCCGGGGGCGGGCCTGGGGACCGCAGCCCCCTCGAGCGCCTTACCGATCGGGAGCTCGAGGTCTTCCGCCTCATCGGCAAGGGGTGCACCACCGGCGACATCGCCGAGCGGCTCCACCTGAGCGCCAAGACCATCGGCACCTACCGGGAGCGGATCAAGGAAAAGCTCCGCCTGAAGAACGCCGCGGAGCTGACCCTGCACGCCATCCGGCTCGCCGGCGCGGACTGA
- a CDS encoding nitroreductase family protein, with amino-acid sequence MELYEAIRSRRSVRTYAADPIPEAVLDRLLEAAQWAPSWAHTQCCEVVVVSDPAVRQALQATLAPTNPSYRAMGEAPLAVAFCGRKGRAGFKKGEATTPRGEWLLFDVALAMENFMLAARAEGLGTVCVGHFDAAAAARALHAPADVEVVALTPLGYPVGETKAPPRKERAQFARWNRYPPA; translated from the coding sequence ATGGAGCTCTACGAAGCCATCCGGAGCCGGCGTTCAGTCCGCACCTACGCCGCCGACCCGATCCCCGAGGCGGTGCTCGACCGCCTGCTGGAGGCCGCCCAGTGGGCGCCGAGCTGGGCCCATACCCAGTGCTGCGAGGTGGTGGTGGTGTCCGACCCGGCTGTGCGGCAGGCACTGCAAGCGACCCTGGCGCCCACGAACCCGTCGTATCGTGCGATGGGGGAGGCACCCCTGGCTGTCGCCTTCTGCGGGCGCAAAGGTCGCGCCGGCTTCAAGAAGGGAGAAGCCACTACGCCCCGAGGGGAGTGGCTGCTCTTCGACGTGGCCCTCGCCATGGAGAACTTCATGCTGGCCGCCCGGGCCGAGGGGCTGGGCACGGTGTGCGTGGGGCACTTCGATGCCGCTGCGGCAGCCCGGGCGCTCCACGCGCCGGCCGACGTGGAGGTGGTGGCGCTGACCCCCCTGGGGTATCCCGTGGGAGAGACGAAGGCCCCACCGCGCAAGGAGCGGGCCCAGTTCGCCCGCTGGAACCGATACCCCCCCGCGTGA
- a CDS encoding histidinol phosphate phosphatase domain-containing protein has translation MIDLHTHTLFSDGELVPSELIRRAQAAGLRAIALTDHADMSTFQEILPRVIRACEENARLRPIRCLPGIELTHVPPALIGRYVAEARELGARIVIVHGESPVEPVEPGTNRAAIEAGADVLSHPGLISEEEARLAAAAGVHLEITARKGHSLTNGHVAAQARRTGAPLVLNTDAHAPGDLISEGFARVVARGAGLADAEYAGLRRNMERLAGLGEAAP, from the coding sequence ATGATCGACCTGCACACCCACACGCTCTTTTCCGACGGGGAGCTCGTGCCCTCCGAGCTGATCCGGAGGGCCCAGGCGGCCGGCCTGCGGGCCATCGCCCTCACCGACCACGCAGACATGTCCACCTTCCAGGAGATCCTTCCCCGGGTAATCCGGGCCTGCGAGGAAAACGCCCGCCTGCGACCCATCCGGTGCCTGCCCGGTATCGAGCTTACCCACGTTCCCCCTGCGCTGATCGGCCGGTACGTGGCGGAGGCTCGGGAGCTGGGGGCACGGATCGTGATCGTCCACGGGGAGAGCCCGGTGGAGCCCGTGGAGCCGGGAACCAACCGGGCCGCCATCGAGGCGGGAGCCGACGTGCTCAGCCACCCCGGGCTCATCTCCGAGGAGGAGGCCCGGCTCGCGGCCGCGGCGGGCGTGCATCTGGAGATCACCGCCCGCAAGGGCCACAGCCTCACCAACGGGCACGTGGCGGCCCAGGCGCGCAGGACTGGGGCGCCCCTGGTGCTCAACACCGACGCCCACGCTCCGGGAGACCTGATCTCCGAGGGGTTTGCCCGGGTGGTGGCCCGGGGCGCCGGGCTCGCCGACGCCGAGTACGCCGGCCTGCGCCGCAACATGGAGCGGTTGGCGGGGCTGGGGGAGGCGGCCCCATGA
- a CDS encoding cache domain-containing protein codes for MFRALLPRLRKLPIRYKLLLTYSVIFVVLVTAGGAFSYSVVRRAVEHGIESELRNATATLLHLVRTSVTSSIRNYLRAIAYRNLEITEHFYERYQAGELTEEEAQARAAEVILSQKIGTTGYVCCLDSQGLVLVHPKTPLLQTNLSEYGFVQELKQRREGYLEYEWQNPGEEAPQPKAMYMAHFAPWDWIIIASSYRNEFLELVNVDDFKESVLSLTFGQSGYSYVADRQGNAVIHPKFEGSNIYGQRAVPSEFFSEMLESRSGKIVYAWKNPGEEVPRKKLVLFNHIPEFDWIVASSSYLEEVYAPLIEVRNWFVLAILGALVLVLPVTLRLSSSITDPLRRLMGRLSQEATGDLGLRAEPGSADEVDQLGRYFDAYLERLQEYSASLRAEIADRKHAEEALRESEERYRSVMEAAPDPIAVYDMEGRVVYFNPAFTRVFGWELEGCLGKRMDLFVPDDCWPETRRGIERVLAGQTIAGVETRRYTRGGKTIHVSISGATYRDRHGALAGSVMILRDTTEQVAAQRALKLSEEMLSKAFSLSPNAIAIATLKDRRLLNVNDTFLRMTGYERHEVLGKSPRELHLFFGLREGQRLLSDLVRRGRVRSREVPFRTRSGERRLGRVSADLIEIREEPCLLATTEDITEWRRLEREVIESGDLERRRIGQELHDDLGPHLIGIEVLGKVLQRKLEQPPREEAAYAQRIRDLIAQATHKTRALARGLCPVHLADTGLAFALQELAENTRSIYGLSCSLSTPGEVRVEDNSVATQLFYIAREAVHNAVKHSGGKSVDIGLDERDGRLHLFVADDGAGMGEGAGTGGGGGMGMRIMAYRARMIGAALETESRPGQGTRVSVSLPLEVCLPEVPPEEAVA; via the coding sequence ATGTTTCGAGCATTGCTCCCGCGCCTGCGCAAACTCCCGATCCGCTACAAGCTCCTACTCACGTACTCGGTGATCTTCGTCGTGCTGGTCACGGCAGGGGGGGCGTTCTCCTACTCGGTGGTCCGGCGCGCGGTGGAGCACGGCATCGAGAGCGAGCTCCGAAACGCAACCGCCACCCTGCTCCACCTGGTGCGCACCTCGGTCACGAGCTCGATTCGCAACTACCTGCGGGCCATTGCCTACCGCAACCTGGAGATCACCGAGCACTTCTACGAGCGGTACCAGGCCGGCGAGCTCACCGAGGAGGAGGCCCAGGCCCGGGCCGCCGAGGTCATCCTCTCCCAGAAGATCGGGACCACCGGCTACGTGTGCTGCCTCGACAGCCAGGGCCTGGTGCTGGTCCACCCCAAGACGCCGCTGCTCCAGACCAACCTCTCCGAGTACGGGTTCGTCCAGGAGCTCAAGCAGCGCAGGGAAGGGTACCTGGAGTACGAGTGGCAGAACCCGGGGGAGGAGGCGCCCCAGCCCAAGGCCATGTACATGGCCCACTTCGCCCCCTGGGACTGGATCATCATCGCGTCTTCCTACCGCAACGAGTTCCTCGAGCTCGTCAACGTGGACGACTTCAAGGAGAGCGTGCTCTCCCTCACCTTCGGCCAGTCCGGCTACTCCTACGTGGCCGACCGGCAGGGCAACGCGGTGATCCACCCGAAGTTCGAGGGCTCCAACATCTACGGACAGCGGGCGGTGCCGAGCGAGTTCTTCTCCGAGATGCTGGAGAGCCGCAGCGGCAAGATCGTCTACGCCTGGAAGAACCCGGGGGAGGAAGTTCCCCGGAAGAAGCTCGTGCTCTTCAACCACATCCCCGAGTTCGACTGGATCGTGGCCTCCTCGAGCTACCTGGAGGAGGTCTACGCCCCCTTGATCGAGGTGCGCAACTGGTTCGTCCTGGCGATCCTGGGCGCGCTTGTCCTGGTGCTCCCCGTGACCCTGCGGCTGAGCTCCTCCATTACGGACCCGCTTCGCAGGCTCATGGGGCGCCTGTCCCAGGAGGCGACCGGGGACCTGGGGCTTCGGGCCGAGCCCGGCTCCGCCGACGAGGTGGACCAGCTGGGGCGGTACTTCGACGCCTACCTGGAGCGCCTCCAGGAGTACAGTGCCAGCCTGCGGGCGGAGATCGCCGATCGCAAGCACGCCGAAGAGGCCCTGCGGGAGTCGGAGGAGCGGTACCGGTCGGTGATGGAGGCGGCCCCCGACCCCATCGCCGTCTACGACATGGAAGGACGGGTGGTCTACTTCAACCCCGCCTTCACCCGGGTCTTCGGCTGGGAGCTGGAGGGGTGCCTGGGCAAGAGGATGGACCTCTTCGTGCCCGATGACTGCTGGCCCGAGACCCGCCGGGGCATCGAGCGGGTGCTGGCGGGCCAGACCATCGCGGGGGTGGAGACCCGCCGCTACACCCGGGGAGGAAAGACGATCCACGTCTCCATCAGCGGCGCCACCTACCGGGACCGCCACGGGGCCCTGGCCGGCAGCGTCATGATCCTGCGGGACACCACCGAGCAGGTGGCCGCCCAGCGGGCCCTCAAGCTCTCGGAGGAGATGCTCTCCAAGGCCTTCAGCTTGAGCCCCAACGCCATCGCCATCGCCACCCTGAAGGACCGGCGCCTGCTCAACGTCAACGACACCTTCCTGCGCATGACGGGCTACGAGCGCCACGAGGTCCTGGGGAAGTCGCCCCGGGAGCTCCACCTCTTCTTCGGCCTGCGCGAGGGCCAGCGGCTCCTCTCCGACCTGGTGCGCCGCGGGCGGGTGCGCAGCCGGGAAGTGCCCTTCCGCACCCGGTCGGGGGAGCGCCGCCTGGGCCGCGTCAGCGCCGACCTCATCGAGATTCGGGAGGAGCCCTGCCTGCTGGCCACTACGGAGGACATCACCGAGTGGCGGCGGCTGGAGCGGGAGGTCATCGAGTCCGGCGATCTGGAGCGGCGCCGGATCGGCCAGGAGCTCCACGACGACCTGGGCCCGCACCTCATCGGGATCGAGGTCCTGGGCAAGGTGCTCCAGCGCAAGCTCGAGCAGCCCCCGAGGGAGGAGGCCGCCTACGCCCAGCGGATCCGGGACCTCATCGCCCAGGCGACCCACAAGACCCGCGCCCTGGCCCGGGGGCTGTGCCCGGTCCACCTGGCCGACACGGGGCTCGCCTTTGCCCTGCAGGAGCTCGCCGAGAACACCCGCAGCATCTACGGGCTCTCGTGCAGCCTGAGCACTCCGGGCGAGGTGCGGGTGGAGGACAACTCGGTGGCCACCCAGCTTTTCTACATCGCCCGTGAGGCCGTCCACAACGCGGTCAAGCACTCGGGGGGAAAGAGCGTCGACATCGGTCTGGACGAGCGCGACGGGCGCTTGCACCTCTTCGTGGCGGACGACGGTGCCGGGATGGGCGAGGGGGCCGGGACCGGAGGGGGAGGGGGGATGGGCATGCGGATCATGGCCTATCGCGCCCGCATGATCGGCGCGGCCCTGGAGACGGAGAGCCGTCCCGGGCAGGGGACCCGCGTCTCGGTCTCCCTGCCCCTGGAGGTCTGCCTCCCCGAGGTCCCCCCAGAGGAGGCCGTGGCATGA
- a CDS encoding multicopper oxidase family protein: MAAAEGAPVGGAHGGRRGLRGAAAALGALLFLGCAGAATLPGAPGLETVEIVEAEIVAAPSRLPLLDGGELEVWAYNGQVPGPTLRVRRGQTLRVRFENRLPQPTTIHWHGVRVPNAMDGVPWVTQDPVPPGGTFVYEFAPPDAGTYWFHPHLRSSEQVERGLYGILVVEEDEPPPGVREILWVLDDWRLGEDGQVEPRFNTRTDLAHDGRWGDVLTVNGRLRPAEPVRAGERLRLRLVNVANGRVFAPDFGAWEPRLVAFDGLPTDRPLDAAGLELAPGNRADLDLLVPRVSGGTRLEVTDRFTSRVRVLATLAVEGAVPEEGPASPALRLGPWPAELPPDRAEPRHTFRLASREGGPFGIEWTIGGAAYRHEDHAPGGHGDHPVLATLPLGQWARLRFWNDSFRLHPMHIHGLFFRVVARDGRPVAEERWRDTVLLRPRETVDVAALPLDPGLWMMHCHILEHAEAGMMSLLEVAAPDVGLSANPDRAGGGKEK, encoded by the coding sequence ATGGCGGCTGCGGAAGGCGCACCGGTGGGTGGAGCCCACGGGGGCCGAAGGGGTCTGCGGGGGGCGGCCGCAGCGCTGGGGGCGCTCCTGTTCCTCGGCTGCGCCGGGGCCGCGACCCTACCCGGAGCACCGGGGCTCGAGACTGTGGAGATCGTGGAGGCTGAGATCGTCGCCGCGCCTTCCCGGCTGCCCCTCCTGGACGGCGGGGAGCTCGAGGTCTGGGCCTACAACGGCCAGGTGCCGGGCCCCACCCTGCGGGTGCGGCGGGGCCAGACCCTTCGGGTGCGCTTCGAGAACCGGCTGCCCCAGCCCACCACCATCCACTGGCACGGGGTGCGGGTGCCCAACGCCATGGACGGGGTGCCCTGGGTCACCCAGGACCCCGTCCCGCCGGGGGGCACCTTCGTCTACGAATTCGCGCCCCCCGACGCCGGCACCTACTGGTTCCACCCCCACCTGCGCAGCAGCGAGCAGGTGGAGCGGGGGCTCTACGGCATTCTGGTGGTGGAGGAGGACGAACCCCCGCCGGGGGTGCGGGAGATCCTCTGGGTGCTGGACGACTGGCGCCTGGGGGAAGACGGCCAGGTCGAACCCCGGTTCAACACCCGCACCGACCTCGCCCATGACGGCCGCTGGGGGGATGTGCTGACCGTAAACGGCCGGCTTCGCCCCGCCGAGCCGGTCCGGGCCGGGGAGCGGCTGCGCTTGCGGCTGGTCAACGTCGCCAACGGCCGGGTCTTCGCCCCCGATTTCGGAGCATGGGAGCCGCGGCTCGTGGCCTTCGACGGCCTCCCCACCGACCGCCCCCTGGACGCCGCGGGGCTCGAGCTGGCTCCGGGCAACCGGGCCGACCTGGACCTCCTGGTCCCCCGGGTCTCGGGCGGCACCCGGCTGGAGGTGACCGACCGGTTCACCTCCCGGGTCCGGGTGCTGGCCACCCTTGCGGTGGAGGGCGCGGTGCCCGAAGAAGGACCGGCTTCTCCCGCCCTGCGTCTGGGGCCGTGGCCGGCCGAGCTCCCCCCGGACCGGGCCGAGCCGCGCCACACCTTCCGACTGGCCTCCCGGGAGGGCGGCCCCTTCGGCATCGAGTGGACCATCGGGGGCGCCGCCTACCGCCACGAGGACCACGCCCCGGGCGGCCACGGGGACCACCCGGTGCTCGCGACCCTCCCCCTGGGGCAGTGGGCCCGGCTCCGGTTCTGGAACGACTCCTTCCGGCTCCACCCCATGCACATCCACGGCCTCTTCTTCCGGGTGGTGGCCCGCGACGGGCGTCCGGTGGCGGAGGAGCGCTGGCGCGACACGGTGCTCCTGCGGCCCAGGGAGACCGTGGACGTGGCGGCGCTGCCCCTGGACCCGGGCCTGTGGATGATGCACTGCCACATCCTGGAGCACGCCGAGGCCGGCATGATGTCCCTCCTGGAGGTGGCGGCTCCCGACGTGGGCCTGTCCGCGAATCCGGACCGGGCAGGGGGCGGCAAGGAGAAGTAG
- a CDS encoding TerB family tellurite resistance protein, with the protein MGLSGKLLGAGIGYFLGGPLGAVLGGVIGHYIKDATPGPVQAPPWPGGEGRFESGFEADPRVRQQQQELYFVASLVGILTAVMKADGDVRPEEVRAVRTFFSDRLGYRGESLEIVRELIKRFLREGVDLEALCLDVSRRSDYASRLLLVECMLDVALADGHLTPEEEAVFDRAVRFLGIAPGDLANLRARGRPHADFDVLGVPPSAGQEDVKRAYRELAKKYHPDRVTHLGDEFRELAHRKFLEVQQAYDRIRAAKGWS; encoded by the coding sequence ATGGGGCTGAGCGGAAAGCTTCTCGGCGCGGGCATCGGGTACTTTCTGGGGGGACCCCTGGGCGCCGTGCTGGGCGGGGTGATCGGTCACTACATCAAGGACGCCACCCCGGGCCCGGTGCAGGCCCCGCCCTGGCCGGGGGGCGAGGGCCGTTTCGAGTCGGGCTTCGAGGCCGACCCGCGGGTGCGGCAGCAGCAGCAGGAGCTGTACTTCGTCGCAAGCCTCGTGGGCATCCTGACGGCGGTGATGAAGGCCGACGGCGACGTGCGCCCCGAGGAGGTGCGCGCGGTGCGCACCTTCTTCTCGGATCGCCTGGGGTACCGGGGGGAGTCCCTCGAGATCGTCCGCGAGCTCATCAAGCGCTTCCTGCGCGAGGGGGTGGACCTGGAGGCCCTGTGCCTCGACGTCTCCCGGCGCTCCGACTACGCCAGCCGCCTGCTCCTGGTGGAGTGCATGCTCGACGTGGCGCTGGCCGACGGCCACCTCACTCCCGAGGAGGAGGCGGTCTTCGACCGGGCCGTGCGGTTCCTGGGAATCGCCCCCGGGGATCTCGCGAACCTGCGCGCCCGCGGCCGCCCCCACGCCGACTTCGACGTGTTGGGCGTTCCGCCCTCGGCGGGGCAGGAGGACGTGAAGCGGGCCTACCGGGAGCTCGCAAAGAAGTACCACCCGGACCGGGTTACCCACCTGGGGGACGAGTTCCGGGAGCTGGCCCACCGCAAGTTCCTCGAGGTCCAGCAGGCCTACGACCGCATCCGCGCCGCCAAGGGCTGGAGCTAG
- a CDS encoding PQQ-binding-like beta-propeller repeat protein: MSGHAARSATGRLIRGIRAGGAALGALLLALGAPGCASLSGEREAAEAPRPPAPAWAMEGGDPGRASRAPALVRPEWRPHALIPLRERMGYHPEEYATPLLIGNVAYVGHSGRAFEALRLDGTRVWSFPTGGRVYGTAAYAGGLLVFGDDQGTVRALDLAGREVWTFAAGYPVVSSPLAAGDRVYVPVADQNVFCLEAATGRPLWQYGRRFPRRDSLWRSLGLAFGDGRVYAGFADGSVVALEADLGRVVWRAEVGVPALFGDVAAGPSFRDGRVYAGVFRGPVVCLDAGTGAEVWRQPVEAAAGFALGDERLYVGTAGGGLAALALADGAVLWEAPLDGGAPTAPVLAGETIVVGASEGSLLGIDAASGAVRARFAPGTGLHGQPLVFEHGVVFLSDGGALHVLR, translated from the coding sequence ATGAGCGGCCACGCGGCCCGCTCGGCCACCGGCCGGCTCATCCGGGGAATCCGCGCCGGGGGCGCGGCCCTCGGGGCGCTGCTCCTGGCGCTGGGCGCCCCAGGGTGCGCATCGCTCTCGGGGGAGCGGGAGGCCGCCGAGGCGCCCCGCCCGCCCGCACCGGCCTGGGCCATGGAGGGAGGCGACCCCGGCCGCGCTTCCCGGGCTCCGGCCCTCGTCCGCCCGGAATGGCGGCCCCACGCCCTGATCCCGCTTCGGGAGCGGATGGGCTACCACCCCGAGGAGTACGCCACGCCGCTCCTCATCGGGAACGTGGCCTACGTGGGCCACTCCGGCCGGGCCTTCGAGGCCCTGCGCCTGGACGGGACCCGGGTCTGGAGCTTCCCCACCGGCGGGCGGGTGTACGGCACCGCGGCCTACGCCGGGGGGCTCCTGGTGTTCGGCGACGACCAGGGCACGGTGCGGGCCCTGGACCTCGCGGGCCGCGAGGTGTGGACCTTTGCCGCCGGGTATCCGGTGGTGTCGAGCCCGCTCGCGGCGGGCGACCGGGTGTACGTGCCGGTGGCGGATCAGAACGTCTTCTGTCTCGAGGCCGCCACCGGCCGGCCCCTGTGGCAGTATGGCCGCCGGTTCCCCCGCCGGGACAGCCTGTGGCGGAGCCTGGGGCTGGCCTTCGGGGACGGCCGGGTCTACGCCGGCTTCGCGGACGGCTCGGTGGTCGCCCTGGAGGCCGACCTGGGGCGGGTGGTCTGGCGCGCCGAGGTGGGCGTCCCGGCGCTCTTCGGCGACGTGGCCGCCGGCCCGTCGTTTCGAGACGGCCGGGTGTACGCGGGGGTCTTTCGGGGCCCGGTGGTGTGCCTGGATGCCGGCACCGGCGCCGAGGTGTGGCGCCAGCCGGTGGAGGCCGCCGCCGGGTTTGCCCTGGGCGACGAGCGGCTGTATGTGGGCACGGCGGGAGGAGGGCTCGCGGCCCTGGCCCTCGCGGACGGCGCGGTGCTCTGGGAGGCACCCCTGGACGGGGGCGCCCCCACCGCGCCGGTGCTCGCGGGGGAAACGATAGTGGTGGGCGCCTCGGAGGGGAGCCTGTTGGGCATCGACGCGGCGAGCGGCGCGGTGCGGGCGCGTTTTGCGCCGGGCACGGGCCTGCACGGCCAGCCCCTGGTGTTCGAGCACGGGGTCGTGTTCCTCTCCGACGGCGGTGCCCTCCACGTGCTGAGGTAG
- a CDS encoding ABC transporter ATP-binding protein, translating to MRFENGKPIPLAGMGFFAPGVRDATGDPRVWRNAVAIPSPALPDAPPEPHPASAPACPPAVETRGLIKAYGSIRALEGLDLAVAPGEIYGLLGPNGAGKTTAIRILTGVTRPGGGTARVAGTDVARDPVAAKGRLGVVSQHVNLDPDLTVRESMELHGILHGMPRAERRARIAELLAFGGLAERAGSLGRTLSGGMKRRVTILRALLHRPGTLFLDEPTVGLDPAARRSLWDLIRSVNREGVTVLLTTHYIEEAEFLCHRVGILDRGRLIEEGGPRELIEALGEHAVDLPGPDGTASRFFPSRETALAHLKRAGEGAALRRANLEDLFLARTGRRVGP from the coding sequence ATGCGCTTCGAAAACGGGAAGCCCATTCCCCTTGCGGGAATGGGCTTTTTTGCCCCCGGCGTCCGGGATGCCACCGGCGACCCGAGGGTGTGGAGAAACGCCGTGGCCATCCCCTCTCCCGCCTTGCCCGATGCTCCCCCGGAGCCGCACCCCGCTTCGGCCCCTGCGTGCCCTCCGGCCGTGGAGACCCGGGGTCTCATCAAGGCCTATGGATCGATTCGGGCCCTCGAAGGGCTGGACCTCGCGGTCGCGCCGGGGGAGATCTACGGCCTCCTGGGGCCCAACGGCGCCGGCAAGACCACCGCGATCCGCATCCTCACCGGCGTGACGCGGCCGGGGGGCGGCACCGCCCGGGTGGCCGGAACGGACGTGGCGCGCGACCCGGTGGCGGCCAAGGGCCGGCTGGGGGTCGTGAGCCAGCACGTGAACCTCGATCCGGACCTCACGGTGCGGGAGAGCATGGAGCTCCACGGGATCCTCCACGGCATGCCCCGGGCGGAGCGCCGCGCGCGCATCGCGGAGCTCCTCGCCTTCGGGGGCCTCGCAGAGCGGGCCGGGAGCCTCGGGCGCACCCTCTCGGGGGGCATGAAGCGGCGGGTGACGATCCTGCGAGCCCTGCTCCACCGACCCGGCACCCTCTTCCTCGACGAGCCCACCGTAGGGCTCGACCCGGCGGCGCGCCGGAGTCTGTGGGATCTCATCCGCTCGGTCAATCGGGAGGGGGTCACGGTGCTCCTGACGACCCACTACATCGAGGAGGCGGAGTTCCTGTGCCACCGGGTGGGCATCCTGGACCGGGGCCGCCTCATCGAGGAGGGCGGGCCCCGGGAGCTCATCGAGGCGCTGGGGGAGCACGCGGTGGACCTGCCCGGACCGGACGGCACGGCGAGCCGATTCTTTCCGAGCCGGGAGACCGCGCTGGCGCACCTCAAGCGCGCCGGGGAGGGGGCCGCCCTGCGCCGTGCCAACCTGGAAGACCTGTTCCTGGCCCGCACCGGCCGCCGGGTGGGTCCGTGA